A window from Cryptomeria japonica chromosome 1, Sugi_1.0, whole genome shotgun sequence encodes these proteins:
- the LOC131857375 gene encoding abscisic acid 8'-hydroxylase 1-like: MAEMWKLIALQIIFPVTCIIVFYVLFNLRRRAKGDDGVPGNMGLPIVGETFFLFASFKNPKGVQSFTESRAKRLGGSCLDPFIQYGRTFLTNILGKNWVFTSTRDAAKFVLSSEKNLFRFASSKAAEEMLGSNNVSYVAPDLHKKLRRLVGEPISGANLKKNFERIEVICLDILNGWSGKTVSAMDGTSIFAFEVIGHIIASMERGPELSELHKNFLDILDATTSFAIKVPGTSYYRGCKVL; the protein is encoded by the exons ATGGCAGAAATGTGGAAGTTGATTGCTTTGCAGATAATTTTTCCTGTAACATGTATCATTGTTTTCTATGTCTTGTTCAATTTGAGAAGAAGAGCAAAAGGAGATGATGGTGTTCCAGGAAACATGGGTCTTCCCATAGTTGGTGAAACCTTTTTCTTGTTTGcatccttcaaaaatccaaaaggAGTTCAAAGCTTCACAGAGAGCCGTGCCAAGAGGTTGGGTGGTTCCTGCTTGGATCCTTTCATTCA GTATGGTAGAACCTTTCTGACAAATATTCTTGGGAAAAACTGGGTGTTTACATCCACCAGAGATGCAGCAAAGTTTGTTTTATCATCAGAGAAGAACTTGTTCCGCTTTGCAAGCAGCAAAGCTGCTGAAGAGATGCTAGGGAGTAACAATGTGTCTTATGTAGCACCAGATCTTCATAAGAAATTGAGAAGGTTGGTGGGAGAGCCAATTTCAGGAGCTAActtgaagaagaattttgagaGAATTGAAGTGATCTGTCTTGATATTCTAAATGGATGGTCAGGGAAAACTGTCTCCGCCATGGATGGCACTTCAATT TTTGCGTTCGAGGTCATAGGCCACATAATTGCAAGCATGGAAAGAGGACCAGAATTATCTGAGTTGCACAAAAATTTCCTTGATATTCTGGATGCAACAACCAGCTTTGCCATTAAAGTGCCAGGAACAAGTTATTACAGAGGATGCAAGGTACTTTGA
- the LOC131049721 gene encoding abscisic acid 8'-hydroxylase CYP707A2-like, giving the protein MDRRRKGLEAKDDFIQSMISKDGLPQEDRLTDLQIKDNCLALLIAGFATTGAALTWSVKFLEENPCAKERLMEEYKRIDEKKVGSKVTKLTWDDIHQMPYTTKVILETLRMSNPVQWSTRSVLQDFSLQGFTIRKDWILAIDHCGLHYDSDIFPNPTKFNPSRFDVDVGNKEVEHYDMWVWELIGIQMEDSQNEVYTNSD; this is encoded by the exons ATGGATAGGAGAAGAAAGGGTCTGGAAGCCAAGGATGATTTCATTCAATCAATGATTTCAAAAGATGGGCTTCCTCAAGAAGATCGATTGACTGACTTGCAAATCAAAGATAATTGTCTTGCTCTTCTTATTGCAGGTTTTGCCACAACAGGAGCAGCTCTCACATGGTCAGTGAAATTTCTAGAGGAAAATCCTTGTGCAAAAGAAAGACTCATG GAAGAGTACAAGAGGATTGATGAGAAGAAGGTTGGATCAAAAGTAACTAAATTGACATGGGATGACATTCACCAGATGCCTTACACTACAAAG GTTATATTAGAGACATTAAGAATGTCAAACCCAGTTCAATGGAGTACTCGTAGCGTTCTTCAAGACTTTTCTTTGCAAG GTTTTACCATTCGAAAAGATTGGATTCTTGCAATCGATCATTGTGGTCTTCATTACGATTCTGATAtttttccaaatccaacaaagttCAATCCTTCCAGATTTGAT gtggatGTTGGGAATAAGGAAGTGGAACACTACGATATGTGGGTATGGGAGctgattgggatacaaatggaagactcacaaaatGAGGTATATACGAATTCTGATTAA